Genomic DNA from Acetilactobacillus jinshanensis:
AGCAGTCCTGATATCTTTACGATAATTTTCGTCAAAATGGTAATTTCGGTTTTTAACGACGGAACTATTTTGATGACGCTTAGCAGCCTTTTGACGTTTAATCTGGCGAATCTTACGCTTTTCAATCTGAATATGATGGTGCTGATGAACCCGTTGATAATGATGGATCTTACGTACGTTAGCTAAATGCGTTTTCTGCATCTGTTGATACCGACGCTGATTTAAGCGGTGCTGATTGATTTGGTGTTGATTAGCAACCCGTTTGACACGCGGTTTATAACTGTGATTGATTTTAGCACTTGCCGGTGTATTTAGATCAATGTCACCAACCATCAATAAGCTACCAATAAATAAACATAGCTCACACGCTTTTTTATTCATCTAAAGTTCCCCTCGAAAATTATTTAAATGATATATCTAATCTTAATCATTAATTAATTAAATACAAATAGTCACCAAAATTAAAACGATCCTGGAAAAATTTGTCCCTAGGATCGTTTAATCTTACTTAATAGAATTACTAATTATTTAAATAATGTCTAACAGTTGCTTATGGGTTGGCTTAGGAAATGCTTTATCTAAAGCCTTTAAGTCATCGTCAGTCAATTTGATTTTGGCTGCATCAATATTTTCCTGCATGTGTTTTTGACTATCGGTTTGTGGAATTGCTAGAGTATGATCGTCACGAACGACCCAGGCTAACATAATTTGAAATGCGTTGGCATGATGTTCAGAAGCAACTTTTTCTAAAGTTGTGTTCTTAATAATCCCGTTTCCACGGGTATCCGCTTGATCAACCGGTGCATAAGCAATCAATGGGATTCCGTGTTTGCGTTGCCAGGGTAAGACTTCATAATCTAGGCCACGGGATCCAATGTTATATAAATCTTCGTTAGCCATAACGTCATGACCACCAGGAACGCTTAACAGTTCTTTCATATCACTGAGATCAAAGTTAGAAACGCCCCAGTGACGGATTTTACCCGATTTTTTCATGGCTTCCATATTATTAACGACTTCAGCTAATGGAGTGCCACCTGGCCAGTGATATAAATATAGGTCTAAATAATCGGTTCCTAACCGTTCAAGACTACGATCTAAAGCATCAGCCATGGCATGTTTAGTGGCGTGGTACGGTAAAAATTTAGAGATTAGAAAAATCTTCTGGCGTGGAAAGCCTTTCATGGCATCACCAACGATCTTTTCTGAATCACCGCTACCGTACTGTTCAGCCGTGTCAATTACCGTGGCACCATGATGTAAGCCATACTGCAGAGTTGCTTTCTGCTGATCATATAAACCGGGATCACTACCCATATGCCAGGTCCCCATTCCAATTGCGGGAATCTTTACACCGTGAAAATCGATCATTTTAAAATCTCCTTTAGATCTTTAACTATGATTGTGTTACTTTTATTATAGGAAAAAGTGGCAAAAATTTATAATAGTTGCTTTATAGCATACCGTCTCTTTTAAATTTAATCTAAAATATAATTATGGATTTTCGTAAGAAGAAGTGAATGTTTTTAATGGCAAATCATCGTCTGTTAAATATTAAACATGGATTCAATTATCGAGATGTCGGTGGTTACCCCACCTATGATGGTCGAATTACCAAATGGCACCGTGTCGTTCGAGCCGGTAATTTGGCACATTTAGATTTAAATGAACAGCGATACTTAAAAGAATACGGCGTTGTCTGTGACGTTGACCTACGATCAGAAGGTGAAGTCAATCGTAACCCCGATCGGGTTCCCCATGGCGTTAAATATTACTTTAACCCGATCCACGGCAACAAGCGCCCACCTAAAATTACGGATCTTAAGGTTAGATTCTCTAACGATCCAACCTTGAGTCATCGACACATGATGCTCATGTATCGGCACATGATCGATAGTCATCATTCTCGTCACTATTACCGTCGATTATTCAAGTTCTTCCTTAAGTTTGGTAAAAAAGGCGCTGTCTTACTTCATTGTTCGCAAGGCAAAGACCGAACCGGCATGGGTGTTGCCATGTTATTATTAACGTTAGGTGTTGATATAAAGACCGTTAAGCAGGATTACCTGATCTCCGAAAAAGAAATGGTCCCCTACGTTAAACTTAAGCAGGATAAGTACCGTAAATATAACGTTAACGACAATTTCATGGATAACGTTAAATCCCTGTATACCGTTTCCAGTGACTACTTTGATTCTGCAATGGATGAAGTTCAGAAGAAATACAGTACCTGGTACCGGTTTGAACATAAATACCTACGTTTAAACGACCGTAAAATCGTTAAGTTACGGAGATTATATCTAATCGATCCACGATAAGGAGCATTTGATCATGAAAAAGTCATGGCTATGGAGCATTCCGCTTGCCATTGGTGTTGGCAGCTTTTTAATCAGTGAAAAAATCTTTCACACGGCAACCCACCGACGTGCTAAATATCCGGCACCGTCCAAACGAATGTTACGTTACGCTCGTGAATACTATCGTTACATTGACTGGTATCACGAGATTCCTAAACAAACCTGGTACGTCCACGAAAAGAAAACTCATGAACGAATGATCGCAACGTACATCCCTAACGCTAAAGCCACTAAGCGGACCGTCATTATCGCTCATGGCTTCGGTGGTAATCGTGAAACCATGGCTAACTACGCCAAGATGTTCTACGAACTGGGCTTCAATATTTTAATGCCTGATGACCGTGGCCATGGTCAAAGCGCCGGTAAATACATCAGTTTTGGCTGGCTCGATCAGATTGATTACCAGCACTGGATCCAAG
This window encodes:
- a CDS encoding aldo/keto reductase; this encodes MIDFHGVKIPAIGMGTWHMGSDPGLYDQQKATLQYGLHHGATVIDTAEQYGSGDSEKIVGDAMKGFPRQKIFLISKFLPYHATKHAMADALDRSLERLGTDYLDLYLYHWPGGTPLAEVVNNMEAMKKSGKIRHWGVSNFDLSDMKELLSVPGGHDVMANEDLYNIGSRGLDYEVLPWQRKHGIPLIAYAPVDQADTRGNGIIKNTTLEKVASEHHANAFQIMLAWVVRDDHTLAIPQTDSQKHMQENIDAAKIKLTDDDLKALDKAFPKPTHKQLLDII
- a CDS encoding tyrosine-protein phosphatase, encoding MANHRLLNIKHGFNYRDVGGYPTYDGRITKWHRVVRAGNLAHLDLNEQRYLKEYGVVCDVDLRSEGEVNRNPDRVPHGVKYYFNPIHGNKRPPKITDLKVRFSNDPTLSHRHMMLMYRHMIDSHHSRHYYRRLFKFFLKFGKKGAVLLHCSQGKDRTGMGVAMLLLTLGVDIKTVKQDYLISEKEMVPYVKLKQDKYRKYNVNDNFMDNVKSLYTVSSDYFDSAMDEVQKKYSTWYRFEHKYLRLNDRKIVKLRRLYLIDPR